From the Microbacterium thalassium genome, one window contains:
- a CDS encoding patatin-like phospholipase family protein has translation MGEDPSLGLTLGGGGAFGAAHVGVLQVLAERGIRPGLVTGTSSGALVGAAYAAGIDPATIEEAALRFRWSAIARWSFAPRWGLLDTRALTESVDRALGADPLIEDLERRFAVVATDLRTRRGVTIDTGPLSLALRSTIAVPGLLPPVRRDGALLADGGMVDNVPVEAARALGATRVIVVRLHAKWENVRMMRTVTQTADLVRDPSVVLIQPEMERMAQWTMADVPRLIAEGRRAATASLDARGGPDDEPEGTMAGCRMPTTP, from the coding sequence GGGCTGACGCTGGGCGGTGGCGGCGCGTTCGGCGCGGCGCACGTCGGCGTGCTCCAGGTGCTCGCCGAGCGGGGCATCCGTCCCGGACTCGTGACCGGCACCAGCTCCGGCGCGCTCGTCGGCGCGGCCTACGCGGCCGGCATCGACCCCGCGACGATCGAGGAGGCCGCGCTCCGATTCCGCTGGAGCGCGATCGCCCGGTGGTCGTTCGCCCCGCGCTGGGGCCTGCTCGACACGCGTGCCCTGACAGAGTCGGTCGACCGCGCGCTCGGCGCCGACCCGCTCATCGAAGACCTCGAGCGCCGGTTCGCCGTGGTCGCCACCGATCTGCGCACCCGGCGGGGCGTGACGATCGACACCGGACCGCTCAGCCTGGCGCTGCGGTCGACGATCGCCGTGCCCGGGCTCCTCCCGCCGGTCCGGCGCGACGGAGCGCTGCTGGCGGACGGCGGCATGGTCGACAATGTCCCGGTGGAGGCCGCTCGCGCGCTCGGCGCCACGCGCGTGATCGTGGTGCGACTGCACGCGAAGTGGGAGAACGTGCGCATGATGCGCACCGTCACGCAGACCGCCGATCTCGTGCGCGATCCGTCGGTCGTGCTCATCCAGCCCGAGATGGAGCGCATGGCGCAGTGGACCATGGCCGATGTGCCGCGCCTGATCGCCGAAGGCCGGCGCGCGGCGACGGCCTCCCTCGACGCCCGGGGTGGTCCGGACGACGAGCCGGAGGGCACAATGGCCGGATGCCGGATGCCCACGACGCCGTAG